One Rosa chinensis cultivar Old Blush chromosome 3, RchiOBHm-V2, whole genome shotgun sequence DNA window includes the following coding sequences:
- the LOC112192742 gene encoding AMP deaminase yields the protein MESYAVHLAMAALVGASLVAVSAYYMHRKTLTQLLEFAKTVEREREREENSDGGGGGGDSPQHMKKRKGHGRRKGGGYYRRGSASLPDVTAISGGVDGNGMVDGIPAGLPRLHTLPEGKSAQPVGSAKRTSIRPISPKSPVASASAFESVEGSDDEDNLTDNAKGPDLPNHVTANGEQIAIAASSMIRSHSVSGDLHGVQPDPIAADILRKEPEQETFARLKITPTEVPSPDEIEVYVVLQECLEMRKRYVFSEAVAPWEREVISDPSTPKPNPEPFFYASEGKSDHHFEMQDGVIHVYPHKDSKEELYPVADATTFFTDLHHILRVIAAGNIRTLCHHRLNLLEQKFNLHLMLNADKEFLAQKSAPHRDFYNVRKVDTHVHHSACMNQKHLLRFIKSKLRKEPDEVVIFRDGTYLTLREVFESLDLTGYDLNVDLLDVHADKSTFHRFDKFNLKYNPCGQSRLREIFLKQDNLIQGRFLAELTKQVFSDLSASKYQMAEYRVSIYGRKQSEWDQMASWIVNNELYSENVVWLIQLPRLYNIYKEMGIVTSFQNILDNIFIPLFEVTINPDSHPQLHVFLKQVVGLDLVDDESKPERRPTKHMPTPAQWTNVFNPAFSYYVYYCYANLYTLNKLRESKGMTTIKFRPHSGEAGDIDHLAATFLTATNIAHGINLRKSPVLQYLYYLAQIGLAMSPLSNNSLFLDYHRNPFPIFFLRGLNVSLSTDDPLQIHLTKEPLVEEYSIAASVWKLSSCDLCEIARNSVYQSGFSHALKSHWIGREYYKRGPDGNDIHKTNVPHIRVEFRETIWREEMKQVYIGKAIIPREVDR from the exons ATGGAGTCGTACGCGGTACATTTGGCCATGGCGGCTCTCGTCGGGGCGTCGCTAGTGGCCGTCTCAGCTTACTACATGCACCGGAAGACCCTAACTCAGCTGCTGGAGTTTGCGAAGACggtggagagggagagggagcgGGAGGAGAACTCCGATggaggcggcggcggcggggacTCGCCGCAGCACATGAAGAAGCGTAAGGGACACGGGCGGCGCAAAGGCGGCGGGTATTACCGGCGTGGCTCGGCCTCTTTGCCGGACGTTACGGCGATTTCCGGCGGGGTTGACGGGAATGGAATGGTGGACGGTATTCCGGCTGGGTTGCCGAGGCTGCACACGCTTCCGGAAG GAAAATCGGCTCAGCCGGTGGGTTCAGCTAAGAGAACTAGTATCAGACCTATTTCTCCCAAGTCTCCAGTTGCAAGCGCTAGCGCCTTTGAGAGCGTTGAAGGTTCGGATGATGAAGATAATTTGACTGACAATGCTAAG GGGCCAGATTTACCAAACCATGTTACTGCCAATGGAGAGCAAATTGCTATAGCTGCTTCAAGTATGATTAGGTCCCATTCTGTATCTGGTGATCTGCATGGTGTCCAGCCTGATCCAATTGCAGCTGACATTCTAAGGAAAGAGCCTGAGCAAGAAACTTTTGCACGACTAAAAATTACTCCTACTG AAGTACCATCACCTGATGAAATAGAGGTTTATGTGGTTCTTCAAGAATGCCTTGAAATGCGAAAGAGATATGTATTCAGTGAGGCAGTTGCTCCATGGGAGAGGGAAGTTATATCTGATCCCAGTACCCCAAAGCCTAACCCAGAACCATTTTTCTACGCTTCTGAGGGAAAGTCTGAT CATCATTTTGAGATGCAAGATGGAGTAATTCACGTGTATCCACATAAAGATT CAAAAGAAGAGCTTTATCCTGTTGCTGATGCAACTACCTTTTTCACTGACCTTCACCACATACTTAGAGTTATAGCAGCAGGGAATATCAGAACTTTATGCCATCATCGCTTGAATCTTTTGGAACAA AAATTCAATCTTCACTTGATGCTTAATGCGGATAAGGAATTTCTGGCCCAGAAAAGTGCTCCACATCGTGACTTTTATAATGTTAGGAAAGTTGATACCCATGTTCATCACTCGGCATGCATgaaccagaagcatcttttgagGTTTATAAAGTCAAAGTTGAGGAAGGAGCCTGATGAG GTTGTAATATTTCGAGATGGCACCTATTTGACCTTGAGAGAAGTTTTTGAGAGTCTGGATTTGACTGG GTACGACCTGAATGTGGACCTTTTGGATGTTCATGCAGACAAAAGCACATTTCATCGTTTTGATAAGTTCAATCTCAAGTACAACCCCTGTGGTCAAAGTAGGCTCAGGGAGATTTTCCTTAAGCAGGATAATCTTATCCAAG GCCGTTTCCTTGCTGAGCTGACAAAGCAAGTGTTCTCTGATCTTTCTGCCAGTAAATATCAG ATGGCTGAGTACAGAGTATCAATATATGGCAGGAAGCAAAGTGAGTGGGACCAAATGGCTAGTTGGATAGTGAACAATGAATTGTACAGTGAGAATGTTGTATGGTTGATACAG CTGCCACGGCTGTACAATATATACAAGGAAATGGGGATAGTGACATCATTTCAAAACATTCTTGACAATATCTTTATACCGCTGTTTGAGGTTACCATAAATCCAGATTCCCATCCACAGTTGCATGTTTTTCTGAAACAG GTTGTTGGGTTAGATTTGGTCGATGATGAAAGCAAACCTGAAAGACGGCCCACAAAACACATGCCAACTCCAGCACAATGGACAAATGTTTTCAATCCTGCATTTTCGTACTATGTGTACTATTGTTATGCTAATCTCTACACATTAAACAAG CTTCGTGAATCGAAGGGCATGACAACCATCAAATTCCGTCCACATTCTGGGGAG GCTGGGGACATTGACCACCTTGCTGCAACGTTTCTTACTGCGACTAACATCGCACACGGAATCAATTTGAGGAAGTCTCCTGTGCTTCAATATCTGTATTATTTAGCTCAG ATTGGTCTGGCTATGTCACCCCTGAGCAACAATTCATTGTTCTTGGACTACCATCGCAACCCTTTTCCCATATTTTTCTTACGGGGTCTTaatgtctctctctctactgATGATCCTCTTCAAATCCACTTAACGAAAGAACCCTTGGTAGAAGAATATAGTATAGCTGCTTCg GTATGGAAATTGAGTTCATGTGATCTATGTGAAATTGCCCGTAATTCAGTTTACCAGTCAGGTTTCTCACATGCTCTGAAG TCACACTGGATTGGGAGAGAGTATTACAAGAGAGGACCAGATGGAAATGATATCCACAAAACAAACGTTCCTCATATCCGGGTGGAATTCCGGGAAACG ATCTGGAGGGAGGAGATGAAACAGGTTTATATTGGCAAGGCTATTATCCCCAGAGAAGTTGACAGATAA
- the LOC112192953 gene encoding uncharacterized protein LOC112192953 encodes MAGGGNFVHRVMSYLVNELLVDSLANSKSFQRFAVRTSKQMDELSNLAAKKKEQLAEQMKDISNSLKDR; translated from the exons ATGGCCGGTGGTGGAAATTTCGTTCACAGAGTCATGTCATACCTCGTCAATGAGCTTCTGGTCGATAGCCTCGCCAACAG CAAATCATTCCAGAGGTTTGCTGTGAGGACATCAAAGCAGATGGATGAGCTTTCAAATTTGG CTGCCAAGAAGAAGGAACAACTTGCCGAGCAGATGAAGGATATCTCCAAT TCTCTCAAAGATCGGTAA